In the genome of Pagrus major chromosome 17, Pma_NU_1.0, the window ACATCTCAGCGCTAGtagacacaaagagaaacagggaaagagaaaatgaggggaggaggatgaggtgaCAGTAAGAAggggagagaaacagacaaaggTTTAATCTTTTCCAAGCTATTTTGTCTATATCTTGACAGTTTGTGCCTCTGCTTTGCCTAAACTTCCTCTGCAGTCTCACCAGGATCAGGCAGGAAGATCCTGGTCAGCAGCGTGTTTCTTTGGAAGCTTAAAGTTTGGTCGCCTCCGAGGTTTGGGAGGCTCATGCCCAGCCTCTTACTCAGCCTGTTTTCTGTAGTAGAGCTGTTTCTCCTTGCTTGAATCTCCTGCATGGTGGGTCTGCGTGGGACTTCAAGCATAGCCTTCATCCTAGATGACACATAACAGAATCTATGCATTGTGGGGGTACTTTTACAGCACAAAAAAAGCCATAATGCTAGAGGAGATTGCAGTGGTTATTTGGCCTCAGCTGTGgacttcaaaatgaaaacaaaactcattgTGATCAACTAAATGTGGCCTCAGCGACTGGATCTATGGATGTATTTTCAGTGTACACTTAGTTTCAAATTCAAGTTCTTCCAGAACTAAAACAGTCTAATACAACAGACATGCAACAAATCCTACCTTTATGAAgcttataatgttcagtttttgttgaaactatTTTAGAAAAGTGTTGATTCAACATTATGGTCTTTTTTGAGGTTATGTGTGGTGCTATGCTGTGTTTGTAGGATTTTGTCAAGCCCCATTTACATCAATGAGAGGGCACACAGACCAACTTTAGGCATATTATCATTTGGTTTGAGGCTTTTTAGAGGTAGATTTAACGACTCACCTCTGCATCTCAGAACGAGTGCCGAGTTCCATTCGAGCATAGTTGTCCATTTTCCTGTTGAGACGATCCCTGAGGAATGAATGGAAGATGTGTGTCTCCAACACCTGGAACACAGCCATGTTAATTTGAAAATGAGCATCTGTCTCAGCATTCCATGTCTGCTAAGAGAAGCCAATTCAAgttaaaataatagaaaaaaaatcagttgatTTACCTTCTTGTAAAAAAGCTGTTCAGATGGCTCTCTGGTTTTCAGGAACTCTTCACTGTTAAACACTCGATGTTCATAGTTCAGGTGACTTCCAACATCCCtgttatatatacacacatacatgtatacattaacaatatatatattttaggaGAACCATCCCATTAGATCTCAGTAAACAATGAACATCCACACAACCTAAATATGTTGACAATCAGTTCCAGTGTGGTCCTCTGGATGTCATGGTTGAGGTTCTGTTGCCACGCTCTTCTCTGTGCCCGCTGCTCACTGATCTCAGTGCAGCTTGCACGCTGGCACTGATACAGATCAAAGTGTATCTTCAAGGACTGACATCTGCAAAAAACAGACTCATGATGTCTTAACAAATAGAAACGCATTCATATCTTTTGCTAAGACTGAGAAGAAGTTACTGGGTCATTAAAGCTGTACATCTTCAGTCttcttttagtttgtttgttttgatttctgtGTACTATTTCTAGACAGCTGTACTCATATTATTCTTGACATTGTAGTGAGTACCTCTGGGTGAAGCACTCTGCAGCAGCCGGGGGAATCAATGGTAGGTCAAGAGTCTCAGAACAAGAAGTGGAAACACTTCCGTTGTCAATGTCGACTAGGATCAGATCATCTGTCTCCTGCATAGAGGATTAtcaagaataaaataaatatttccccTCTTTAATGtacattaatgtaatgtaatgtaatcaaATGTATATGTTTTGTAGTCAAAGATAGAAACAATAGCAGTGCCATGCCTCTAATAATCCTGAATAAGTCTGAAGCAGAAGGCTTGACTCTTTCTTGCAATTCACACTCActcatttcatcatattttctgAATCTGAGATCaatataatgaatgaaaaaattgCCCAATGTACATCATTCCCTTAATTTTCCACTTCCAAAACTATCCTTTACTGGAAAATGTAACTCATTTGGAAGGCCATGTACTCACAGCAGCAACCTCTTCTAAATGTCTTAGATGGCAGCCCATGAGGAAGGCAGTAGGAACCATGAGAAAGTCCAGCATGCCTGTGGCCAGGACAGGAACATAAGGCTGCTGCCATGACAGAGGCTGGAAGAAAGATCAGGGAGGTATGAATGGACAAATAAATGGATCAAAAGATTTAAAGGAGGGGTAGCTTGATGAGCGATTGTGGAGGATTCAAAACCTTTCAATGCTGCAATCATTCTTAAATTGTTGTTTCTAATAGTGGGGCATCATTTCAAACTGAACGTAATGGCTTGACTTGCCATTAGATCAGTATCATAATATTAACTGGATTGtgctacaactttttttttcccaatttgCATTCAGTTTCAGCACCCAAAGATACACATTTATACAAAGGGGACTTTAATTTTCCTGAATATCAACAGGAAGTTCCTATTAAAAGGCTTCCAAATACAGCTCTGCCCTACTTTTCCCTTCACTTGCTTTCAAAGCAAATGTTTGAGtcttaatgaaataaaacagcaggaaaaactTAATTTCATTTGATGAAAGTAATTTTGAAATCACAGTTACGCATTCAATTCAATAAAAATCAAGTTTTAACAATACTGTGCCCTTTCAGATGTTTTCTGACCTGCAGAAAATGCAACAAGCTCTCTGCCACCAGCGTGAGCCTGGCCCAATCAGCAGAAAATAACACCACCCGCTGCTCCTGCAGGAGACAGGATAGCACCTACAGAGACAAGGACAGAAAGTAGGACAACCAGAGAAGTGATAGTTAATGTGAGCCTCCTCCTGTTTCACTAACACGACAGGTGTGTGTGATACCTGCAGTAGCTGCTGTGGCCGGAAGCAGAAGAAAGGCAGATGGAGGTCTAAATCTACAGCTGGGAGTTCTTTGTCTTCTCTGGATGGTAATACAATGGTCAGAGGACGCAAGGTGAACATCTGCACAACATACACAGGGTTATAGTTTGTCCTTTCGTGAGTAtgaatacatgtaaacacatatACAAGTATGCTACCATTACCTATAGTAGTTTGTATATCAGTAATATGAACATGATAAGTGTTGGTTCATGATATTttgaatgtaaacatttttaggACCTATAACCACAGAGAATGCATCTTTATAACTGCAGTTTGCCTTCACAATTATAGTGAAATAATCTAAacaaagcagacaaacaaacacaccaaatgTAGCTGTCCAGGAGGGGGGATAGGCACCAGTGCCAGTTTGGCTGCAAactccttcactctctcctccatGTCTGACAAACGACAGGTTCTCAGCTCGATTAACAGACTAAcaaagcaacagaaacagacagagagactgagGGATTCACAGAGCTGTAACACCAACAAAACTTGTGATAAGTTTCGATCCAGTTATTTACAGAAAATCTTGAAATAAAGATTAATAAACACATAAGTATTACATCTACGCTATTAGTCTGTTTACAAGTCCATTTAAGTGCTcatgaacagaaaaatatttctaaaCTGAATGTGGACAAACAAAAACCCCTTCGAGATTTTATTTAGGCAAGCAGTTTGGTTTCCTGCATTTCTCACCATGACAGACAGTCTCTGATTGCATTGAAGTAAGGATACTTGGATATGACACAGAAACTGTAGGCAGAGAAAAGTTGAGATGACTTGAAGGACCCAGCTCCATTCTGAAAGACAGACATCTCTTCctgtaaaaacacaggaaagacAGTGGTGAAACTCATTAAGTCTTATGTACCTTTTTTATATAATGACATATGCCAAGTTATCAAGGATTATGGCCAATGTAGTGTATCTAAAATGACTTTGTCTCTGCGTTAGGTTAGAGATCTGCTTGGTGCAGCAAAACACAGTTGGGATTTAGGTAAACTGATATGTGTGAAGTATGATGTGTAGTCTTGTGTACCAGTATCGGACGGTAACACTGCATCACTACTCCATGGGTCTTGTTGCCAAAAACATCAGTGAAAACCAGGAAGTGGAACTGTTCATCCTTCTGTTCTTTGGTTACTTGGAGCCCACCtaataaagaggaaagaaataTCAGAACATGTTAACATGTAGGCAAATCGCAAGATGTCAAGTCTGTGCTACTAAATGGCTGAAGGATATGCATGCAAACAATTAAATATCTTAATTTTTTAACCCAATTTCTCAGTAATTAaattatgaagaaaatatttatgCAAAAAAGGAACTTTTTGATAAATCATCTTAATGTGGATTTGAGAGTTGTTCAGTGTTAATGTCAGTGTCCTGGATCTGTCAGTTGAACAAAAAAAGTAATGCTACACTACAACAATCCATTTAagaccaggaaaagacaacatatatgaaatatgatgataacacatacaaacacacacaaaaattcCCAGGTGATATCAAGTCTcatatcaaaatatcaaaattataTTTATCGTCAAGACTGAATTATCTATAGGTTTTTTCCTCATGAAACTTAACTTATCCTTGTCTAAATGGAGACTTGTCTGTgtccgtttgtgtgtgtgtgtgtctctgtgtgccaGTATATCCAATACCTGGAAAGCAGAGTTGAGGTAAAGCCATGAGGTCGATGTCTTTAGGAACAATTACATCTTCACTTCCCCCTCTTCCATCTGCTCCTCCACCTGCAAATATTTGAGGGGctaaaattacataaaacaaaGTTACATATATCATCAATGATAACACGGTACAAATCAGAAACTTTGAGGAAACCAAGATGTTTGTTGCTCCATGGATAAAAGTATCGCACCAGACGAGCAGGTGACAGACCTTGACTGGGAGGTAGTTCCCTCTTCTTCCTGAGAAAGGAGCGCCGCCTTTTCCCATGGGACCTCGCTGCTTTGCTCTCAGCTTGCGACCTGCTAACGAAGGGAGGCGCCAGGACATGCAGTACCTCAGGCTCCAGCAGGAGGTGCTCTTGAGTTCCATTATTGTTAATTTTCTGAGTGGGAGATACGAAGGGAAGGATTGGCTGGATCTCTATTCTTATTATAATTAACTCTGATACATGTTATATTAATCTACATTACACATATTCTACATACATGCCTGTGGCTCATTTAatgggagagagaaggaagatgtTGATTAACTGATCCTGAAACTCAGATGTCATCAACACTTGTGGCACATTATTTTAGTTGTCTGGAACAATGGTCTCTGTGATTAATTGCACACTTATTTAAAGCCAAAGATGGTCTTTCTTAGTGAgtctaaaataataaagtacatGGTACATGACCTGGTACATGGGAATCTGCATACAATTCTGCCTTTACCAGATACTGACAGCTGTGATACAGTCAGGAAACATGGAAGAGAGAGGCTTAACATGCAAGGCTGGAATCGAACTGGGAATGTTGCAGCCATATGCTTTGCCTCAAGGTGTGTCAGGTTGCATTTGAAGGCAAATACCTGGTAGACCTCCCTCAGTTTGTCATCAGATGCTCCCACCACCACACAGGCTTCCAGCAAAACAGGAGGCAGACAGTCCACCATCACTGACACCTGCTCAGGGACCCAGTTGGACCAGCAGAACTGGGCAGAGGGCCAACTCCGACCTGCTGGATCACAACCACTGAAAGtaacagagaggaaacagagagacaaaagtAAACATAAACAGATAACAGATGATACATTTCCCTCAATTCATCTTTCTGCATGACAGCAGCATCTGTCAGCTAAATAAAGTCACAACATGACAGAGTGGTTGTCGCAGCTCATTATCAATGCCGCTGTTTTCATCTACAACAACATCTAAAGACCCTGTCAGACATTTAACCACCACAGGTTTATTCAGAGTTGTAGGGTACAGAAATAGCTTCTCGTCAATTATCACGGCTACGAAACTCACACAGAACCAGAAAgagtttaatttgattttattacATCAGAGATTACGTTGTGCCATTATCATATTTTCTACAAAGTGTCTTACAGGAGTTGCACAAGACTGTGTAATTCATGACATATTGCATCATTTTGCAATGCACTACTTTTGACACTTTTCTCCAGTGCTGCAGTTGTCTAGTGTTCAATTACTCCATGTCCTAAATCTATGGATGTACTATGTGTATCTGCAAATGAATCGTACGTTTCACGTCTCAAAAGCtgaacaaatttaaaaaatcaaaacatctATCACTAAGGCTagcattatttttcttattttaatgCATTCATTTTTCAGTACTGTCGCCCAGATGTTTGGTCATGAGATGCTAAGTTTTTCCCTTGCTTATAATATATCCCTAAAATAACATCTGGTGTAGTTCTTACATGTGAACCAAGGCAGACACATTTATCTAAAGCTCTTAACAGCATCTGGTGTGCATGGCCCTGATGAGAAATGAAATCCCTTACACTGGCCCTATTAGTCCTGTGCTCTCTTAGTCAGGCATCTCTGTAATCAGGCTACAAAAGGCTAATGGTAGCACATGACATCACAACTAATTACTGATGCAGATAAAGCTGCTGGCTGGATGCTCAGGAAGTCCTATAAGGATAAAGGCACAGGCTGCTTTTACGGTCTAAAACATGGCTGGAATTGACTATTTCATAGAGGCCTACACCTTGGGTGCAACCCCAATACACCCAACCTCCCCTGTCTGGAGAGAGGACATTTGAAATAGTCTGAAGCAGTATACATCTTTTGGACTGTGCAAATGTTTCAATATATTTGAAAGAAACCTTGAAGATATGCTACTTCCAATTTGGAACTCtagtttttttaagtttattaatgagcagataatgacaaCACTTTGTGAGAGAAGAACTGTCCCTTTATGTCAAGTTAAGTTTAGTGTATAATGGTTGATAAGATAGGCAATATTAAATACTAATTTAAATGCTGTCCAAACTGCAGTATCCTGGCTAAGATCTGAGGGcacaaacaataacaaagtTGGAAAGCAAATCTTAAATCAGTCCATGTTTGAAAAGATCAGTGTGGACAGTCTGGACGGTGCATTTGAATGGACTTCATGACTTTTACTGTGATACAATGTCTACATTTATCCATCCAACACACTGTGGTATTGATTACTGctgtgtggatatgtgtgtggAACAAAATATAATTGCCAGCAGATTGTCAGCTTGTCATCTGAACTCTGTGGCGCCAGTGGCAACCATGAAGTCAAATCCATATGAGTAAAGGGGAAAATAATGAGATTAGTTGAGCTCATTTAAGCTATGTGGGGCAGGAAACATGATGTCACTCATCATTTAATTAGTGTTTCTCAAAGCACATCCAAATACTGAGATAAAGCACAGAAAcatttcctctgctgctctttttttGTACAGCCGAGTCATCGCACGGAGGAGCAAAttgttttaaatcacattttccctctttctcgGTATGGAAAAGTAGGCTCATGTGTGCAGAGGAGGAtggatacaaacacacaaagatccAGACTGTAAGGACTTGTAACTGGGCCACAATGAATGGTAACATCAAGTTGACcttaaaacagctgcagatgAAGACTTGTCGCGAGGTGCAAGTAACATTGTGAAACTTTCCTTACAACGAAGGCACTTTTCTGGCTGAGTTGCACAAAATAACTTAAAGCGCTCTGCCTGGGAAGTACTGTACTTATGCTTAAATATTTATCCCCATCTTACTGTAGAAGATTGCTTGAAATTGTCTGACCACTGCAATAACCTTTGCCACAGTCTAGCAGTCCTCAGCAGCAAGAATGCACTGCATAACTGAACTGATAGCCCATAAAAACAGTGTCACATGACCTGCAGCTGTCCATTTATTATCAGACGGAGGATGTGATACGATCATCATAATATACGGTAAAATCAGATGATCCTTGATAATCAGGGAAAATTCCTCATCAAAGCCTAACAATAGACCCATTTAGTGTTACAACTTCTAGTAATATCAAAGCACCCTTAGAGACACAAAATGAGGAGGTCGAGCTCGCCAAGGAATTTAAATTCTGAATCAAATGAGCCTTGaaaaccagtgatggaatgtaactatgTAACTTGTtctttgcttgagtatttccattttctgctactttatacgcATATGACAATATCATCTGACTAATCCAGAAAAGATGTTTGGCTTTATCTTTTGTTTCAGTCCATCAGCTTGCCTTTTCACGAGTAGCTGAGTAGATGatagtttgtttgttctttctgtacactttctttttctacagttatggttacagactctctctccacgACCCACACTTGTATCTTGAGAGttatttatttgccaaaaaagggatataacacacagtaaataaagttaaagatagatttgattgctatcatatattttttttctatagataCTGCAACAATACCATTTCCCTGAATAAGTTGGGCcttgataatatttttttacCTTAGTggcaactgataaaaaaaaacattgattctgataatcagaaaaatgaagaaTATCAGATCCAATCAGTCATTGACATTGCCAATCAGTTTATACTTCAAGTATGTACActtatgtataatttactttacttgtacttttgatacataAGCACATTTATTGCCAGGAacattacttttgatacttaaatacatttgatatcagatactttaagactaaCTCAAGTGCTATATGGGTGACTAGTGTAAAGAGCTGAGGAGCAGGAAAAACAACTACAGACGAGCATTTACACAAACAGAAGCAAATGAGGAAGACATCTGACCTACGGGACCACTTAGATGGAAATAAACAGCAGGTTATAAGCACAGCATTGAAGTGAAGAGCAGCTGACAGTCCCATGTCTCCAACTTTTTTATCTCTGATCTGCCCCCATGCAAATCTAGATAATTGTATCAAACAGAGGCTTATCCAGTTCTCGTGAAGAATGGCATGTTTAGTCTTCAGCCATTTATATCTTGAGCATAGTAACACgactttctttcacttttccatccttttttttcagcatttacaAGAAGAATCAAAACCATAGAGGAACTGACTGGTGTTGAGGTTTACTTAAAAATAGGTCAGTGGCACTTAACAACAAGACAATCATTGTTTATGCTAttctttgatttaatttatcCATTTAGGCACTAATGTGTCATGGTTGAATCACTGTCATGCTCTTATGATGccaaataacacattttggCATTTAATACAGTTGTGTTGTCATATTTCCGTGCATGCCGACACACCACAGGTCTGACCAGGTGAAAAATTGAGGAAataatttagcatttagctgaagTTCACTGttacactgcagctgcgacatGTGACCCTGCGTCACAGTAGTTCTGCACAGGTGAGAGGATGCTTGTCGAAGGTACACTCTGAAGAGACGGTAATTAACTTGTCATTAAAAGTTGAGACTTCTTTCTCAGCTCACTCACCTCCTCACAGACGACCGTGCGGCTCCTCATTCACCCCCGGTCCCGTTCATGACAGCAGCCCGACGATAAAGCCAGCCCGGCCGGTGTTGTGACGAGCTTCGTTTCCCCATCACTGTGTTTCCCCCTCTTAGccacgccccccccccccctccaaacTGCGAAGGGAGCGCGCGTTCACACAGAGCTCGCCCCCGACACGCTGTAAGGCTGAACAAACTAACCTTTACCAGCaagttttatctttaaaaaggGAAATTTCATGACTGTGTAGGTATATTTGGATTGGTTTGatgttgtttgcatttttatgtcTTCATTAACACTCCCATTATTCTGAAAACAGGTGTTGTATCGAGCTCTGTTTCCTCGTCGAGATGTGTTTCCCCTGGTCCCGCCCCCGTCCGACATGGCCCGAAGGGCGAAGGAAGCGCGCGTTCACAAAAAGCTCGCCCCCGAGCTGTTGTGCTGTACCACAGAGGCACTGTGGGGAGAGCTGAGGTTCAAAACTGGCTTTTTTAAGCGAGTTTTATCTGAAGATGCTGTATTGTAGAAGTGAAATCCAAATTTCTTGACTGTCtagttatatttttaaactggGACAACAgcacatatgtttgtgtttttatgtctttattaacacaaccaACTACTGTTATTTctatcaataaaaaatatatttgtgagagacttttcattttgaatattatgGACTTTTGGAAGAAAGTATGCTCATTCATTTATAGGCTAAATATAAATTgctattttatcatatttgtctTAAATCCAGCTCCAttatagcaggaaaagcacatcctgacagcttggagtattactgtcagatactgttccccctctgttcaatatgaaaggacgctcacacatctttcaaattcatactgcTGACAGGACTTATCTGTTGTGGGGAAAGAAGTCAgcagtatgaatttgaaagatGTGTGAGCGTCCTTCCATAttgaacagagggggaacagtatctgacagtaatactccaagctgtcaggatgtgcttttcctgctataaTGGAGCTGGATTTAagacaaatatgataaaatagcAATTTATATTTAGCCTATAAATGAATGAGCATACTTTCTTCCAAAAGTCcataatattcaaaatgaaaagtctctcacaaatatattttttattgatagAAATAACAGTAGTtggttgtgttaataaagacataaaaacacaaacatatgtgcTGTTGTCccagtttaaaaatataactaGACAGTCAAGAAATTTGGATTTCACTTCTACAATACAACATCTCTACTCCCTATTTGACAGTTTCTACACTGTGATATTAAcgttagtatttttttttactactaaAGTCTTAGTATATTCATCACTGGTAGCATTTgagcaaaacaaaattaaaagaaaataattatatatatatatatatttcttagGGTTTACACAATTCACTAAAATGCAGTTACACATGTTTTTAAACtaagataaataataaatattagcTATTTTAACGATTTCGTTCCTACCGGATACCACCGGAAGTGAAACACTTCCATATCCGGGTCGAGTGATGTTTACTATCTCGGACGGCTAATGTTAATGCTACGTACGGAAGGAGGAAGGTGCATTTTAATCGTGTATTACAACCACAAATGGCATCTCAGATCCCCATAACCGTCAGAGCCCCGCCGACAGCCGCCAGCTCTGCCGCTGTCCGGGGGAAGAAACGTCCCGGCAGTCCGGCTGTCTGTGCCGCTCCGCAGGCTGccgggagcagcagcagcagcaagaagaagaaaggacagctgacagctgcagcaacaacacagacacagacacaggtcATCGATTCATCCGTCCATTAGTGTCCAGATCGATCATTTACACTATTCTTATTTAATGAGCAGTAATGTTATTTGTTACACTGTGTCTGTCCGCACCTCACtgaacagcagctcagagcagagTTCACTTATCTTAATGTTGTGGTGGTCTCAAAAATAACTAACGTTAGAGGGGAGATGAATGAGTTAATAAATATCAGGCTAACAGAGGTGctttctgtgagagagagagaaaaggaagagacTTCACAttgtggcagaccctgccacatTCATGGCAGTACATTTCTGCcacttaaagaaagaaaaagatgaaaattagGCTTGATGAATTGTTTTTTCCCCATGGTAAGTCATAATCATGAGATACTaattcaaaattatgagatagaaaatcaaaattatgagataaaaagccAAAATTATGAGATATACAGTCAACAAACATGTGAAACAAGTAGCTCAGACTCAGATGTGATAACTGTTTGTCTGAAGAGGTGTTGTCTTTCACGTTTCATCAGGTAGCAGCAGTGGAGTCGGTGGCTGAGGTGAAGGCGGTGGCAACAGCTGACGGCGGCCCGAccgccaccacagagtccacaGCAAAGCCTCCACCGTTCAGAGACCCCACGTTCATGGTGAGTGACTGTGTCCATCTGGGTCATTAAGTTTATCTGCTGCTGTTGCGTGTCCCTCAATTTCTGCCCCGTGTTTCCTCTCTTAATCTTGGCAGCATTCTGGGATCGGCGGGGCAGCAGCAGGTAAAAAGAACAGGACCTGGAAGAATCTCAAGCAGATCCTGGCTTTGGAGCGGACTTTACCCTGGAAGCTCAGTGATCCCAACTGTAAGCTTTTGTATTCAAAATTCTACCAcatctgtgtttatattttagtttataTGAATAAAAGAGGCTTTATTTTATAGATGTTGTATTTGAAACTGAATCTCATGAACAGCAAATTGTGTCAAGAAACTATAACATTTAGTTTTGCTTAGTTAAATGCatattaaaattcatttttagGTTTTAGGTCATGTTTTAGTCAAAGGAAGGCTTTGAAAGGCTCACCCTACATCTTGCTCTTTGCTGTTCCTTGCTGTATGTCAAAGCTGTataatattattacattatatatgaGACTGCAGTGATGTGTCTGCATTACTTTAACAAGAAAGTTAATAATAGTAAAGTTTaatcagctgtttctgtgtTCACAGACTACAGCATTGACGCCCCTCCCTCCTTGAAGCCAACCAAGAAATACTCTGACATCTCTGGGCTTCCTGTGAGTGATCACTTTGCTAAAAGTCCTCATtgcacaataaacaaaatgactttaaagtcaCACACGAAGCATACGCTGAATCCCCTCTTGTCTTTCCTCAGGCCAACTACACGGACCCTCAGACAAAACTACGCTTCACATCCTCTGAGGAGTTCTCCTACATCCGCCTCCTCCCCACTGATGTTGTTACGGGCTACCTAGCTCTTCGAAAGGCGACTTGCATCGTACCCTGACAGCTGATTTCCACCCAGAACTGAACTCATGTCAGTGTAGGAAGCTTTTGGGTcagcagagagactgagagagagagagcacaggcTGCTGAAAGGACTGCTGGAGCTCACAGGCTGGGCACTGCTAAATATTTGCACGACTGTCTTCAAGAAGATGAGAAGATGTTACTGTGCAACAAAATGAAtgcatgaaatgtgaaatgtatgttttttttactacttaAAACATGGAACATAGAAGTGTTTGAGTTCATTCAAAAgcaatcaataaaatgttatttttcttatttgttaAAAGACATTTCCTAGTGTCATTTATGATATTTACCTATTAAGTG includes:
- the LOC141011997 gene encoding INO80 complex subunit C-like, encoding MASQIPITVRAPPTAASSAAVRGKKRPGSPAVCAAPQAAGSSSSSKKKKGQLTAAATTQTQTQVAAVESVAEVKAVATADGGPTATTESTAKPPPFRDPTFMHSGIGGAAAGKKNRTWKNLKQILALERTLPWKLSDPNYYSIDAPPSLKPTKKYSDISGLPANYTDPQTKLRFTSSEEFSYIRLLPTDVVTGYLALRKATCIVP